The stretch of DNA CAGACAGATGCAGCAGTTACATAtggtgtattattatttttagaaatTAATACATGCTTTAATCTTTATAATGTCCATCTTTCTTTCAGATGCCATTGTCATGGAAAAGCCAAACATTAAGTGGGATGATGTAGCTGGACTTGAGGGAGCCAAAGAAGCTTTAAAGGAAGCCGTCATCTTGCCCATCAAATTCCCTCATCTGTTCACAGGTACACATAACAAGCTTTAGGATCAGTTTTAAACCTCCTGAAATAACTCTGTagattttaatagtttttaataatactgtaaatatttgtGCAGGAAAGAGAACTCCTTGGCGTGGGATTCTTCTCTTTGGCCCTCCAGGAACTGGGAAATCCTACCTGGCTAAAGCTGTAGCCACAGAAGCCAACAACTCCAccttcttctccatctcctcctctgacCTTGTGTCCAAGTGGTTGGGAGAAAGTGAAAAGTGAGGCCCAGGTTCTTTACATGATGATGAAACTGTGAATGTGAGAAACTGACAATAAAAATCTGTTatgtctccatctctctctctctctctctctctctctctctctctctctctctctctctctccaggttgGTGAAGAACTTGTTCAGTTTAGCCCGAGAACACAAACCATCTATCATTTTCATTGATGAGATCGACTCCCTCTGTGGTTCCAGGAGCGAGAACGAAAGTGAAGCAGCACGCAGAATCAAGACAGAGTTCCTGGTCCAGATGCAAGGTAAGCAAGAACAGGTCTGATTCAGGGGTGTGCCATATTGTATTGTTAAcgattaacacaaaaaaaaccattGTGATAATGTGGATGTAATGATGTCACACTGTTGGGCACAGTAAAAACAAGCATTTCTACCAGCTCCATGGTGATGCAATTAACTCCAAAAAGGACTTCAGTAGTGTCGAAGTGTTTGGTACCAAAATTCAGATGTACAACACACCACAGTAATATGTAAGAAGTGCAAGAAAACTGTAACAACAAAAGGAGCAATACAACAAATTTATTTCATACCTCAAGCACCCAGTTGTGTATGACACGAGCCAAAAATTGCAAGAAGAAAGCTCAACAGTTATTGTGAGCTCTAAATCGAGCAGGCAGAATAACTTTgagttattttttgtttttactgtatatttgaaagaaaaactTGCAATTATATGTTCTTGGaattcataaaatatattttcattattttgtcatATCTACAAGAATATTACCctaaaatatcatgatattctTCCATAATGACCATTATGGTGGCCAATAGCCATATTGACCATCCTTGGTCAGAACTATTGTTAAGTGTAAGAAATGTCTTACAGGTGTTGGAAATGATAATGATGGAATCCTGGTTCTGGGAGCCACAAATATACCCTGGACACTAGACTCAGCTATCAGGAGAAGGTTAGTTTCACTCACTTAGTCCATACATAATGAATGTGTGAGTAATCAGAGAATACACACTAACAGGAGAGTGTACTCTTCAAatgctaaaaaataaatataaatcaggtttcttcagagaaaaaggaaacaagtaTCAGTGGTGTGAAACTCAGAGCAAAGCCATTCATTTTCTAGTTTTACCATCAGAGATAATACAATAACCTCCATATTTTCTCTAGTTCAAATATCAGTTCACTTGTCTTTATAACAGCTGATTGAATCTTTTGTCTGTGTCTAAGGTTTGAAAAGCGAATCTACATTCCTCTGCCTGAGGAGCACGCCCGCTCCTTCATGTTCAAACTGCATCTGGGTTCCACCCCCAACGAACTGACAGAGGCAGACTTCATCACACTGGGCAAAAAGACAGAAGGCTACTCTGGGGCAGACATCAGTATTATTGTCAGGGACGCCCTCATGCACCCCATCAGGAAGGTTCAGTCAGCCACGCACTTCAAAAAGGTAAAGTGAATAAAACATCAGTAGGCTAACATGCTTGGTCCAATGTTCTTTTGGGAATCCAGCTGGAAAcaagtatagtatagtgtaacactgtttttaaaaagaagggaTAACAATTAGAGACTTTTGAAAAGAATCACAGAAGAATGAAACTTGATATGACAAAAGACATGCTAGCACCTCTCCACAAATTAACTTTAGTCTCCAGACCTTCATCAGGAAAGGTTTACTGTACAGAAAAAGAGCACCACTGccatatatatgtaaatgtaaaacattGCAGGATTTTTTGGATACTTCCATATAAACACTTTCATAGTTTATGATCAGATGCATCCATAAAACTTTCTGGAGTTCAAgagctttgtgtgttttcattcttGCAATTTTGAACATTGCTGTAGTTGTGGTTTTGaatatactatgcaggattttcctaaAAATATGTATAGACTCTAAAAATAATATctctcaatcatcacttatgacccaCTGTGTGTGGCAGTGTATCTTTCTGCAGAGACCCTGCCTTCTGTATTTTATCGGGACTCGTAGTGACATtgctgtctctatctctctcctctgctccactctgctctctgtctgtgtcatggatgtataaagagctgcaggtctgtgtgtctgcttgattGAGGGCAgggctgagctacacacacacagagcagagagatgaaGCTCTACATTTAGCACTGCTCCATCATTCCTGGTCTCTTTCTGCTCTCAGCTCTGGTGGATCCAGGGAGGaatgttgtttgtttacaaATACCAGTGaacaaatcctgcatagtgtAGCTTTAAGTCCAAGTAGCTGTACATATAGTAATGCTGCTTTGAGTCTTTACTTCTGTTCTTCCACACACACTTATTAAGGTTCGAGGTTCATCATGGAGTAATCCTGATGTTGTGGTGGAGGACCTCCTGACTCCGTGCTCACCAGGTGATCCCAACGCCATAGCAATGACGTGGATGGAGCTTCCCGAGGATAAACTTCTAGAGCCAGTTGTGTGCATGGTGAGCAAAGTGTTGGCTTTCTAACTGCAAATATTCATCAAGAGGggaaatgtgtgcatgttttatttaactCAACCATTTCTTAATAGTTTGATTTTATTATGAACACAGCGACAACTACAGTGATCAGGACTGATTCTGACCTCCCTGTTATCTTCCATGCAGGCTGACATGCTGAGGTCGCTGGCCAACACCAAGCCAACAGTGAACGAGGAGGACTTAGGGAAGCTGCAGAAATTTACTGAGGATTTTGGTCAAGAAGGCTAATAACAGTCACTATCTGCTCATAAAtacagctgcaactaacaactaTCTTCAGTCAGTTACAGGCTTGATAAATCGATGAATCTGTCACAAAAATGTTCATTACAGGTTGCTGGAGCTGAAAGTTCTCAAATGCATAAAATTATACTTCACATTaagatgtgaaaaaaaagaaaagaaagcatatATTAAGGTTTAACTTGCTATAATAGCAGATGTTTACCATTCACACTGAAATGTGaactaaaacatttaattgaattATCAAAATCATAACTGATAACGTTTTTGTTGACATACTAATCATTTAATCAAGTGTTTCTGCACTATTAACCATCCACTAAGGATCATGTTTACATCCACACTCTTTATTTGCaatgtttcatatttgttttactCTTTTATTGCATGCCTTCAACCAAAGTCATAATAATAGtctctatttttttaaagaacattttgattaaaggtaccctgtggaaCTATGGAACCATTTTTTAACGAGACAGTCCCCGTTTTGTTGCTGTGTGATGTGATATTGTACCTCCCTCCCTGACATTAATAATACACACCATGTGTTTTGATGAGTAACACTAAATCTAAACATAACTTTAATTTGTTTCCAAGGAAACTCCACAGTGCACCTTTAATCACTCTCATTGTACAGATGGTGATGGCCTTCCAACACTACATACCTCTTACTTTTATCCTAGAAGAATTATATTGCACTTGATATgataaagttttgtttttataaataggAATTTATCCTTGAAATGTATGAAGCCACTCTTTTTAATCTGCAATTAACTTTTTACGggttattttcatttgattttactTGATACAGTTGTCACtaacagcttta from Scomber japonicus isolate fScoJap1 chromosome 7, fScoJap1.pri, whole genome shotgun sequence encodes:
- the LOC128362154 gene encoding vacuolar protein sorting-associated protein 4B-like isoform X1; translated protein: MAGGNLQKAIDLASKASEEDKAKNYEEALRCYQSAVQYFLHVVKYEAQGDRAKQSIRAKCADYLDRAEQLKEYLKKKDKSPSKPVKESSDKGNESDEGDDQEKKKFQSQLSDAIVMEKPNIKWDDVAGLEGAKEALKEAVILPIKFPHLFTGKRTPWRGILLFGPPGTGKSYLAKAVATEANNSTFFSISSSDLVSKWLGESEKLVKNLFSLAREHKPSIIFIDEIDSLCGSRSENESEAARRIKTEFLVQMQGVGNDNDGILVLGATNIPWTLDSAIRRRFEKRIYIPLPEEHARSFMFKLHLGSTPNELTEADFITLGKKTEGYSGADISIIVRDALMHPIRKVQSATHFKKVRGSSWSNPDVVVEDLLTPCSPGDPNAIAMTWMELPEDKLLEPVVCMADMLRSLANTKPTVNEEDLGKLQKFTEDFGQEG
- the LOC128362154 gene encoding vacuolar protein sorting-associated protein 4B-like isoform X2, translated to MLSECSAVLPSCRQINESDEGDDQEKKKFQSQLSDAIVMEKPNIKWDDVAGLEGAKEALKEAVILPIKFPHLFTGKRTPWRGILLFGPPGTGKSYLAKAVATEANNSTFFSISSSDLVSKWLGESEKLVKNLFSLAREHKPSIIFIDEIDSLCGSRSENESEAARRIKTEFLVQMQGVGNDNDGILVLGATNIPWTLDSAIRRRFEKRIYIPLPEEHARSFMFKLHLGSTPNELTEADFITLGKKTEGYSGADISIIVRDALMHPIRKVQSATHFKKVRGSSWSNPDVVVEDLLTPCSPGDPNAIAMTWMELPEDKLLEPVVCMADMLRSLANTKPTVNEEDLGKLQKFTEDFGQEG